A single region of the Brienomyrus brachyistius isolate T26 chromosome 10, BBRACH_0.4, whole genome shotgun sequence genome encodes:
- the LOC125750201 gene encoding cornifelin homolog B-like has translation MTTNIVIQQPGPTMIMAQSSQWSTGICDCFDDMADCCCGFWFLPCYACKVSKDHGECTCLPLLEFAAFGYGACIPAISLAVRVSVRRTYGIQGTICNDCLHASFCYPCSWCQVSREIKARQSAIVYNRTIT, from the exons ATGACAACCAACATAGTAATACAGCAGCCCGGCCCCACGATGATCATGGCACAATCGAGCCAGTGGAGCACAGGCATCTGCGATTGCTTTGATGACATGGCAGACT GCTGCTGTGGTTTCTGGTTTCTGCCATGCTATGCCTGTAAGGTATCTAAGGATCACGGCGAGTGTACCTGTCTCCCCCTTCTGGAATTTGCTGCTTTTGGTTATGGTGCATGTATTCCAGCCATCTCCCTTGCTGTCAGGGTCTCTGTACGTCGGACCTATGGCATCCAG GGCACCATCTGCAATGACTGTCTGCATGCCTCATTCTGCTACCCCTGCTCCTGGTGCCAGGTATCTCGAGAGATAAAGGCCCGACAATCTGCAATCGTCTACAACAGAACTATTACATAA